CTGCATGATCTTGAGCTGCTCACAATCCTTCGCCGCTGTGCCCGGGCACGAAAAAACCAACGTGATCATGATCTCTCTCCAATGCCTGAGACCGGACCATCTCGGGGTCTACGGCTACCAAAGAGATACCAGCCCCAACATAGACCATTTTGCCAGGCAATCCGTGCTCTTCGAAAATGCCATCTCCCAGGCCAATCTCACCCCGGTCGCCCAGATGAGTGTGCTCACTTCGCAATACCCAAGGGTAAACGGCATGATCTCCTTCGAGGTCGGCAAGGAGATGGTCACCGCCATGACCCTGCCGGCAATTCTTAAAAAATACGGTTACACCACCGCTGCCACCCTCAGTTCACCCGAGTTTTTCATGCGCTATGACACCGAAGAAAAAACCATGGTCAACCCCGGAGACGTTTTCTCCAGAGACTTTGATCATTTCGGCAGAACCAAGAGGGGGCCCGGTGGAGGCAGCATCCGGAAAGTCCCGACCGACGCCTTCAGCTGGCTCAGCGCCAACAAGGATACAAAGTTTTTCCTGTGGATCGGCAGCGGCGCCATCCATATGCCCTACGGGGCGACCGTGCCGAAAGCGATGCAGACCAGATATGATCCTCCCGGGTACAAACCGTTCTGGGAACAATTTCCGCTCAAAGAAAAGAATGGCCGGGCCAAAGGCAGCCCCTCCTATGACATCTTTTCCCGGGTCTACAACAATGAATTCTTCTGGGATTTCTCCGCAGCCCACCAGCTTACCGCCGCCGATGTCGACTACGTCAACGGCCGCTATGATGCGGGAGTTTACTACACCGATCTGTTCATCGGCCAGTTGTTCAAGCTCCTCGATTCACTCAAACTCAGTCAAAACACCCTGGTTGTTCTCCATTCCATCCATGGCGAAGACCTTGGCGAAGGGGGCAGATTTTTCCATTATGATGTGACCGATACCGTGGTCAAAAATGCCCTGATCATCAGGTTCCCCGGCAATGAATTCAGCGGCGGAAAAATCACCCCCCAGGTCCAGGGGATCGATATCATGCCCACCATCCTGGACTACCTCGACATCCCGGCGCCCCACGAGGCACAAGGCGGCAGCCTGATGCCGCTTGTCAAAGGGGAAGGCCGGTCCCCCAGCGAATACGCCTATATCGACCGGCTGCCCTGGTGGGAATACACCCTGAGTAAATGGTATCTGGAGTTCCAGAAAAATGACCGGAAAGCCCAGTTTTCAACGAAAGAACTTGCTGAAATTGACCGGTATCGCTCAACCCTTAAAGATAGCTTTGCCGAGCTGGGCTACCCTCCAGGCGACATTGCCATCAGAACCAATGACTGGAAGATGATCTTCAGGAAAAACATCACCCTGCTCAATAAACTTTCATGGTGGAGCTTTATCACCGCCCGGAAGCATGATCTGGCCGAACTGGTGCTCTACGACCTGAAGAATGACCCGCTGGAAACAACCAATGTTGCGGATAAAAACCCTGAAACCGTAAAAATGCTCAAAGATAAACTCTTCCAATGGGATCATTCAGTAGAGAAACATAAGGCAATCTACAGGATGGGGGATGACCGACTGATTATCCCCTACCCCCAATAAGTTTGACTCATCACAATCTCAGTAAAAAACTAACGGGAAAATCATGACCGACAAGTTTACGTTAAGCATAGTCATTCCGGTTTTTAATGAAAAAGCGACTGTTCTGCAGATGATTGATGCGGTGCGGAAAACCCCTTACAACAAGGAATTAATCCTGGTAGACGACGGTTCCGACGACGGGACCGGGGACGTGCTGGAAAAACTGCACTCTCCCGATTTGAAAATCCTGCGTCATGAAAACAACCAGGGAAAGGGAGCGGCTCTGAAAACCGGATTTGGCGCAGTCACCGGAGACATAATCATCATTCAGGATGCAGACCTGGAGTATGATCCCAAAGAATACGCCACACTTCTCCAACCCATTCTGGACGGCAAGGCCGATGTCGTTTACGGCTCCCGGTTCGCCGGACACGGCGCCCACCGGGTCATCTACTTCTGGCATTATGTGGGCAACCGTTTTCTGACCCTGCTTTCCAACCTGTTCACCAACCTGAATCTCACCGATATGGAGACCTGCTACAAGGTCTTTCGCCGCGAGGTCCTGGAGAATTTCACCATTCACGAAAAACGTTTCGGGATCGAGCCCGAAATCACCGCCAAGATCGCCAAGATCAGAGGAATCCGTATTTATGAAGTCCCGGTTTCATATTATGGCCGCACCTATGAAGAAGGGAAAAAGATCGGCTGGCGAGATGGATTCAGAGCCATCTGGTGCATTGTGCGATACAACCTTTTCGGATAATTTACACCCGCTGCTTCAAAGCAACAGGCAGAAGAGATTATGAAACCAGATACCATGCGCAGAATCGATTTCTATGTGGGAGTGCCACTCACCTTTGCCTGCTCTGTCCTCTTCAGCATCCTCAGGTTTTTTAAGCCAATTCGCACAGTCAAGCCCTCAAAAATTCTGTTTCTGGAGCTATCGGAAATGGGCTCGACCATTCTCGCCGATCCAGCCATGCGCAAAGCAAAAAATCATTTTACCGCCGAACTCTATTTTGTGATCTTTCAGAGAAATCGACCAAGCCTGAAGCTCCTCAACACCGTGTCTGAAAAAAACATCTTTACCCTGCGTGAATCCAACCTGGTATCTCTTGCTTTTGACGTTATAAAATTCATTTTCTGGTGCCGTCACAACAGAATTGATACCGTTATTGACCTGGAACTTTTTTCCAGATTTTCAGCCCTGCTCTCCCTCTTTTCAGGTGCGTCGGAAAAGGTGGGTTTTTTCGCCTATTACAGTGAAGGTCTGTACCGGGGAGATTTCTATAACCGAAAGGTGTCCTACAACCCGTATCTCCATATTTCAAAAAATTTCATCGCCCTGGTCAATGCCCTGATAAGCACGAAACCGGAACGGCCCTATTCCAAAACCTCTATTGCGGATTCAGAGATCAAGATTCCTCCTTTTCAATGCCCGGAAAAGGACAAGCTCGCCATGGTCCAGAGGATCATTGAACGTTTTCCGGATTTTGATCCGGCTTGCCACAGGCTGATCATTGTGAACCCGAATTCCAGTGCTCTGCTTCCCCAGCGGCGCTGGATGCCGGAAAATTTTGTTGAACTGACCAGGAAAATCCTTGATGCGGATCCCCGGAGCATCATTGTGCTGACCGGAGCTCCAGGAGAGGAACCCGGATCCGACTGGATAATGAACCGGATAAACAATAAACGCTGTCTTAACCTGACCGGCCAATTTCAGCTTGAAGACCTTCCCGTACTCTATTCCATCGCCACCCTTATGATTAGCAATGACTCCGGCCCGGTCCATTTCGCATCCATCACCACCATGACGGCAATCGTAATTTATGGACCGGAAACACCGGCGCTTTACGGATCACTCGGAAAGATCATTCCAATTTACGCCGGGCTGGCCTGTTCTCCATGCGTCAGCGCCTTGAACCATCGTAAAACATCCTGTTCAGACAATGTCTGCCTGCAGGTTATCAGCCCGGATATGGTGTTCGACAAAGTGAAACCATTCTTAAACAACTGAAACGTTTTCACCGCGGGAAGACGCCGGCCCATCAGTTCCCGACCCGACCACGGCCCGCAATAGTCGCACGTATTCCATACCAGTACCAGCGCAGGTAGCCTGGCAGCCAGCGCCAGAGACGGAAGCGGGACTCGCCGGCCAGGCGATCGCGCCAGACCGATGGCACCTCGGCAATGGCATAGCCGGCTGCATACGCCTTGACGACAAGCTCGATCCCCAGCTCAAAACCGCCCCGACTTTCAATGGTCAAGCCGGCAAGAACCTTTGAGGTATACATTTTAAAACTGTTGGTCGCATCACGGGTCGGCAGACCGGTCAAATAGTGCAGGGAGACTCCGGCCAGGCGGGAAAGGGTTTTCTTGAGCAGGGGGCCGCCGATCTGCCTGCCGCCTTTCATATAGCGTGAACCGCAGACAATATCATACCCCTCGTTGATTTTAGCGAACATCCCGTCCACGGCAACCGGGTCATCGGCAAGATCGGCCATCATTACCAATCCCACCCCCCCGCTCACGCACTCCAGGCCGGTCTTGATGGCGTTAAGCGCCCCTTTCCCGTGACAATTCCTGACCAGCCGGATATTTGCATTCTCCCGCCGACACTCCTTTACAACCGGCAGAGTTGTATCGTCTTCACGGTCATAAATGACATGAATACGATAGGGAATATGGAGCTTCTCGCCAATCTCATCCAGGGTAGCCGCAATGGTTGTCGCTTCGTTATAAACGGGAATAATGATGTCAAGGGACTCGTATTTCAAAAGGGAAATTCCTCAAGAGAAAAAAGCAAGGGGTCAGATCGTTCCCAGCCGGATCTGCTCGGCGACCCAGGGAATCACCTCGTCCAGGGACTCTTCAAGGGAGGTCGTTGCCGCAAAACCAAGAAGGTTCCTCGCCTTTTCGACACTCGGCACCCGCTTGGCGACATCGTATTGAAATGGCTCGTCGGACACCCACCGGAAAGGCTTGTCACCATTGATTTTCCGCCAGATCAACGCCGCCAGATCAACGATCCGGGTCGAGACGCCGATGGAGATGTTAAAGTCCTCGTTGAGTGCTTCCTCTTTTTCGATGCAGAGGCGGATTCCTTCGGCCAGGTCGCCGGCATAGGTGAAATGGCGGACCTGGCTGCCGTCGCCCAGCAGGTGCACAGGATCCTGGCCCTTGAGGATCTTCTGCACCAGGTCCGGAACCACATGGCTCATGGCCAGCCGGATATTGCCGGACAGGATCTCGCTGTCGCAGAGCGCTCTTTTTTCCCCCGTACCGACGCAGTTGAAAGGCCGGATGATCGTATAGGGCAGCCGATACTGTTCCCAGGCCCCCTTGGCATAATATTCACAGGCCAGCTTCTGAAAGCCATAGGTGGATGACGGTGCCGGACAACGCAACTGTTCGCCTTCGGTGGTCGGATAGGTTGAGGTGTTTTCATAGACCATCGACGAGGAGATGACGTTGATCTTCCTGAGCCTTCGCTCGCGGGCAGCCCAGAGAGCGGCGTCAAAGGTGGAGGCCATGATCC
This portion of the Pseudomonadota bacterium genome encodes:
- a CDS encoding sulfatase-like hydrolase/transferase, which produces MILSCSQSFAAVPGHEKTNVIMISLQCLRPDHLGVYGYQRDTSPNIDHFARQSVLFENAISQANLTPVAQMSVLTSQYPRVNGMISFEVGKEMVTAMTLPAILKKYGYTTAATLSSPEFFMRYDTEEKTMVNPGDVFSRDFDHFGRTKRGPGGGSIRKVPTDAFSWLSANKDTKFFLWIGSGAIHMPYGATVPKAMQTRYDPPGYKPFWEQFPLKEKNGRAKGSPSYDIFSRVYNNEFFWDFSAAHQLTAADVDYVNGRYDAGVYYTDLFIGQLFKLLDSLKLSQNTLVVLHSIHGEDLGEGGRFFHYDVTDTVVKNALIIRFPGNEFSGGKITPQVQGIDIMPTILDYLDIPAPHEAQGGSLMPLVKGEGRSPSEYAYIDRLPWWEYTLSKWYLEFQKNDRKAQFSTKELAEIDRYRSTLKDSFAELGYPPGDIAIRTNDWKMIFRKNITLLNKLSWWSFITARKHDLAELVLYDLKNDPLETTNVADKNPETVKMLKDKLFQWDHSVEKHKAIYRMGDDRLIIPYPQ
- a CDS encoding glycosyltransferase family 2 protein produces the protein MTDKFTLSIVIPVFNEKATVLQMIDAVRKTPYNKELILVDDGSDDGTGDVLEKLHSPDLKILRHENNQGKGAALKTGFGAVTGDIIIIQDADLEYDPKEYATLLQPILDGKADVVYGSRFAGHGAHRVIYFWHYVGNRFLTLLSNLFTNLNLTDMETCYKVFRREVLENFTIHEKRFGIEPEITAKIAKIRGIRIYEVPVSYYGRTYEEGKKIGWRDGFRAIWCIVRYNLFG
- a CDS encoding glycosyltransferase family 9 protein, with protein sequence MKPDTMRRIDFYVGVPLTFACSVLFSILRFFKPIRTVKPSKILFLELSEMGSTILADPAMRKAKNHFTAELYFVIFQRNRPSLKLLNTVSEKNIFTLRESNLVSLAFDVIKFIFWCRHNRIDTVIDLELFSRFSALLSLFSGASEKVGFFAYYSEGLYRGDFYNRKVSYNPYLHISKNFIALVNALISTKPERPYSKTSIADSEIKIPPFQCPEKDKLAMVQRIIERFPDFDPACHRLIIVNPNSSALLPQRRWMPENFVELTRKILDADPRSIIVLTGAPGEEPGSDWIMNRINNKRCLNLTGQFQLEDLPVLYSIATLMISNDSGPVHFASITTMTAIVIYGPETPALYGSLGKIIPIYAGLACSPCVSALNHRKTSCSDNVCLQVISPDMVFDKVKPFLNN
- a CDS encoding glycosyltransferase, with translation MSLLKYESLDIIIPVYNEATTIAATLDEIGEKLHIPYRIHVIYDREDDTTLPVVKECRRENANIRLVRNCHGKGALNAIKTGLECVSGGVGLVMMADLADDPVAVDGMFAKINEGYDIVCGSRYMKGGRQIGGPLLKKTLSRLAGVSLHYLTGLPTRDATNSFKMYTSKVLAGLTIESRGGFELGIELVVKAYAAGYAIAEVPSVWRDRLAGESRFRLWRWLPGYLRWYWYGIRATIAGRGRVGN
- a CDS encoding NAD(P)-dependent oxidoreductase, producing MKILVTGAAGFVAGYLIDELLRHGHEIVGIDNFQKYGRVEKSYADHPAYRFVEGDVKDIDLLKELLADCDQLVAGAAIIGGISLFHAYAYDLLAENERIMASTFDAALWAARERRLRKINVISSSMVYENTSTYPTTEGEQLRCPAPSSTYGFQKLACEYYAKGAWEQYRLPYTIIRPFNCVGTGEKRALCDSEILSGNIRLAMSHVVPDLVQKILKGQDPVHLLGDGSQVRHFTYAGDLAEGIRLCIEKEEALNEDFNISIGVSTRIVDLAALIWRKINGDKPFRWVSDEPFQYDVAKRVPSVEKARNLLGFAATTSLEESLDEVIPWVAEQIRLGTI